The Pseudovibrio sp. Tun.PSC04-5.I4 DNA segment AACTTGCCAACTGCCATTCCAAGATGGCCGCCGCCAATGCCAACGAAGCCGCTTTTCCATCTCAGGTGCATAGTGCTGAACCCAACGATAAATCGTGGTATGGTCGACATCCACACCGCGCTCTTCAAACATTTCTTCCAAATCACGATAGCTAATCCCGTAGCGACAATACCACCGCACAGCCCACAGGATGACTTCCCCACGATAATGTCGCCATTTGAAATCACCGCTCACTGGAATACCTCTTGCTTTACCCAAACATCAGACATGAGAAGATTATTTGCAACAGGGCCGATGTAACCTCACGATTGACTTGTGCACCATTTGGGCGCACATTGCTCAATGCTAAAGAAATGGAGTTCATTATGGGTGCAGCAAAGAAGCAAGATACGAAATGGAGCACCACAAAGAAGCGTGGTGCAGCCCAATCAGGAGAATTTATCGTAACCAGAAACAGTGCTACTGGAGTTCATCAATCAGTAAGCTCAAACCCTACTGTAGTCAGAACGAAGAACGAACGTTTGAATTTGCGGGTTTCAAGCGATCTAAAATGCCGATTGAGTCACGTTGCCGATGCTATTGGAAAAAAGGCGGCTGAAGTCGCCACAGAAGCCATCGAAAACACACTGGATCAATTAGAAAAAGAATTAGGGGCCACCAAGCTCACTCTAACCCGAGCGCAAATGCAACATGCGCTGGACCTTCTTGATCAACCTATTCAACCACATCCTAGGTACAATGTATGGGCAGCACAGGCTAATAAGGCATACGATAAAACGTGATGGTGGAGCTAGTCAGACTGAACGCTGGTAATAAGAAGAGCTTTGATAGGGCAGGTTTCGATTGTGGCGAGCCTGCCCTGAATATATTTTTGCAAGAAACTGCTGCTCAAGCTGAGGCTAAGAACCTATCCCGGACGTACATCCTACCAGCTAAAAGCGCACCGGACAAAATCGTTGGATTTTACACTCTGACAATGAAAGAGTTCGACACTTCAGCGATCCCGCCCTCTTTACTCAAGCGTTTGCCACCCAAGGCCCCCGCTCTTTTGCTTGCACGCATCGCTATTGACCAAGAGTATCAGGGTAAAAAACTCAGCTTTATCCTGATTAGTGATGCTTTCCAGCGTGCACTAAACGTAATTAATGAAGTTGGTGGATTGGGTTTATTTGTTGAGGCCAAGAACGAGAGGGTGGCTGAATATTACCAGCACCTTGGAGCAATGCCTCTCAGTGATGCTCCGCTTAACAGCCTGTTTACGCCCAAGCGCATGGAAGACGCCCTGCTGGCTAGAAGCACCTCGGAAGTAAGCTGAAGACGAAACAGTCCACAAAAGGAGAATTGTTCAAGATATGTCAGATGGGCATTGCCAAGGGTTCTGTCGCAAACTTTTTTTCGTGTTGCGCGACATGGGGCTGACTGTCTACAACCCAAGGGCTCTGTAACCATGCATTAAGGATTGCTGCTGTGATCAGTTTCAAAGGAAGCCACTACCCCAAAGTCGCGATCCTGTATGGGGTCCATCCCCGCAAAGGTACAGAATGCGACATAGGATTTACGGTCCAACGTCGTTGGAATTGGAAGCCATTGCATCGACTTTCAGAACTCGCCTTGCACGATCTCGCAGTTGGCCATCCGGTCCGACGTACCGATAGAGGTTGGCTCGGCTGATGCCGAGTTCGTTGCATAGTTCAGCAATTTTGGTGTCACGATTGGCAGTTGGTAGCCCGCGCGAGTTAATCTTCGCCCTGCAGGAAGACCAGCAGGTGGCAGAAGCCTGCAACAGACTGATCAAGAACGCCATAATCTGCTGGAATTATCTCTATCTCGAAACGAAACTACACGCAGCTGATCCAGAAACCCGCGCCGAAATGATGAAAATCATCAAGGCCCACTCGCCGCAGTCGTTGGCGCACATCAACATGCTCGGAGAATACGATTTCTCCGATAAAAAGCTCGCAGACAACTTCGGCATCCTTCCCCTGAAAACCAGACCCTGAACCCAGACCGCCGACGGGGGAAAAAAGAACTCAAATCAGCAACAAACTTCAATGCCTTGGCTGAAATTCTATGTCGCATTCCGTACCTTTGCGGGGACGGACCCTATTAAGGCAGAACTGTTGTGGCGAACTGTTTTTCAAACGCGGAAAGAAGCAGAGAAGGCACTTGGCCTTTATATTGAAGGCTTTTACAATCCCGTACGCCGCCACTCTGCATTAGGCTATCAATCGCCAATTGTGTTCGAGAGACAGCAGAGGAAAATCGAGACAGAGGCTCTCCACTTTTCTTAGGCCAGTCCAGGTGCGACCTTGATCGCACATTCGTCATCCATCTAGAAGGCCTGTGCGATGCGCGAGGCCGATAGATCGGGCGACCTGATCTGGTATTCCGACCTGTCCAGCGATCGATGACCATTTAGAGACAGCTGCTTCCACTCGGGCTATGAGTGCTCGTGCTTTGGTCTGTTTGACGCCGGCGACTTCCGCGAAGGCCAATAAGTCCTGCTGCGTGAAGTTATCACGCTTGCCGTTCACGCTCATCTGGTGTCGGTTAGTCCAAGCACCGGAGGGGTTGTAGGAATAGGTCATGTCATAAGCCGGTGACAGCACCCAATCCCCGGATCGGTTCATCAGGAATGCGATATTCTTCACATGATCATCCTGATTGCGCGCGATGATGTTGAAAACTGTGCGCAGGAACTGCTGACCAAGTGCAGGGGCACCAAGGCCTAACGAGCGGATCGTCAGCACGGCCTGTTCATATGAGTAACCATTAGGGTCGTTGAAATCGTAGTGTTGTAATGCGCAAAGCGATTGCATGTGCAGCTTGTCGTTTTCACCATCGTTCTCAATCGTCCGATCAAACCGGCGGGTCATGAAGTGGCTCCGGCCACCCTCACGATGGATCCGGCATTCAGCCATCTCGATCCCCGCTTCAGTCGCCATCTTAGAGTATGCATACTCGATCAAACCGAACCCTTGGGAATCGGGTTCCTCCTTATCGATATTGTTCTCAATGCCGTCGAACTTCAGAAGCCAGTGTTCGAAGCCAGCCCCCGCATCAATTTGACCATGCCTGAATTCACCAGTTTCACGGTTCCACGCTAAGATAGCCTTCGCTCGCGCACCACCCGCCGACGTACCAACGCGCAGGATATCATTGATCACCTTGAGATCGTTCTCGCCCGTCAGTGTACCATCGAGAGCTTCCTTCTCACTCAGCACCATGTTGGCGAGTTTGGTCAAGCTCGCCACATCTACTTTGCCAGCTTTACCAACATTGCTGGCTATTGTCGGTTTAAACTCCAACGCCCCCATCGCCCGACTGCCAACGTAGCAAAGTCGCTCGACAGGATTGAAGCTTTCCGGTGTCCGTTCTTGTGTCGCCAACCACGTATTGATGAGCCTGTCACCGAATTTATCGGGCAAGGCATCCGCCAGCAATCCTGGCAAACCCTTGAACGTGCTCTTGGGCAACGCCGGAAAGGTATAGGGATCCGGTGTCAACGGCATCACCAGTGGTGACAGTTCGATGCCGGAGTCTGCGAATTCCGGATCGTATTGGAACGTTGCAAACCCATCTTCGTTTCTCCAGGAGACCGCTGCCACTTGGCGACCCCATAAATTCACTGCAGCGTCGGTTGTTTCATCTGCCATTATCTATCGCTCGCCTTCCTGCTTCGAACCCCACCGCCACGGTTCCTTACTAGCGCCCTGCTTCCGGTGAGAACTCGCGCGCTTGCGTTCGTTACCCTTCAGCTGCACCCGCTCTATGGGTCGAATCGTCGGATCGGGGATCAATAATTCTACATTACCGTCGAGTTTGAGGGCGCTCAGTACGCGAAAGAAGGTATCAAGAGTGCCTCCTTCTCCGGCTTCCAGCCGTCTCAGCGTACGTATGCCGATGCCGGCCTGTTCGGCCAGGTTGGCCTGTGTGATGTTGCGCGACAGGCGCAAACGCTCGATACGTTGTCCCAAGATTCGCTCATGTTTTGCGGGCGAAAGGATCGAATGTTGTTTGGGGGCCATATTTGACCTATAAAGTTGCCTTACTGCGCAATAAAGGCCGATATTGGCCTTTTGTCTTATTGTAACAGAATATCCTTAACAGGTCATTTGTGATCTTGCAATGGCGATTGTAGCACTTAATAGGTCAAAAATTACCTTTTAGCATGGAAAGAGCGTATATCCCAGTTTCGTTTTAGTAGTTAGGTGGGTCGGATACCGACGGGGCTCAAGCTGCATCGAAGAGACGGAATCCAAGGACTAAAACATAAAACTGTCACCGCAACTGCCCCACACTTTTGGGTACTCTCCGGGTCAAGGTCAATCATATCAGAAGAAATCTCCTGGTACTTTTCCTAATTTTGTTTCGGAGGTTCCACTCCCAACTCTTCTTTGTGCTCAATCAATGCATATCCCAATGTCTTATCGTGCTCACCAAAGAAAAAGACCCGTATATCTTCTGCAATTGCTATTAAAACCGGAATGAGAATGAGCGTGATCAGAGTGCCGAAAACTTCGCCGTAAGCGAGAGAGACGGCTGCCGGTATCAGATACATGGCCTGTTCAGAGGTTTCATTCATCAGCGGTATTAAACCTACGACGGTTGTTGCTGTTGTTAGAAAAATTGCCTGGAAGCGATCCATTCCGCTACGATCGGTTGCTGCCAAATGATCTACACCATCCTCTCTTAGGTGTCGGTAATGTGTGACCATGACGAGTGAGTCATTGACCACAACACCAATCAACGCCAGCAAACCGAAGATCGACATCATGCTGAATGGAATGCCCATGATAGCATGGCCGATTACCGCTCCAACAAACCCGAAGGGCACCACGGACATGATGATCAGGGGTTTGAAGTAGGATTTTAATGGGATCGCCAGCAGCGTATAAATAAGGAAACAAGTGATGATCATAGCGCGGATCACACCACTTTTGACCTCACCCATTTCCTCCAGTTCGCCGCCCTGCCTAAATTTAACACCGGGATATTCCAGCTGCAATTGGGGCACAACGTTTTCGAAAATATCTTGGCCGAGTTTTGCAGGAGCGATGACCTGTTTGTTAATGTCGGCTTCAATGGTGGCAACCTGATCTCCGTTGAGGCGATACAAGAAGCCTGACACATAGCGTGCCTCTACATTAGCAACAGATTGGAGCGTGATCCAATCACCATTGGAACTTTGTAAGCGAGTTTGTAGAAGATCCTCAATGGTATTTCTGGCATCCAGCACATTTTGAACAATAACACGCACCTCTGAGCTGCCGCGTTGGAGACGCTGTGCTTCTCCGCCGCCGAACTGATAACCAACTTGAGTTGCCAATCGCTCCGGTGTGAAGCCAAGGTGACGAGCCTCTGGTTTCAGCGTCAATCTCATTTCTGGCTGACCAGCTGTAAAAGTGTCGCGTACATTACTAACACCTCTGTGGATAGCAAGGGCAACTTGTAGCTCCTCACTCGCGAGACGTAGTTGTTCCGGATCTTCTGCAAAGAGGCGCAGCTTGAAGCCACCACCCACTTCACCAAAACCAGAGAAGGTGAGCTTGGAAACGCCTTCGAGCGGACCAACCAATTTTCGCCACGCGCGCATGATATCCGCAGTTTGTACATCGCCTCGCTCCGCAACCGGGCGTAACTCAGCATAGATGACGGCAGAGGACTTATCGTTGAGAACACGAAAGAGGCCTTGGAATACGCCGCCAATTTCTGGTTGTTTTTCTGCATATGTTTGATCAATTGTGTGGGTTGTTTCTTCAATCACAGCGATGTTGCTACGCGTTAGTTCCAGCGGGGCACGTGGATCCATTTTCAGGTTCACTACAATGTACTGACCGGGGATGTCCGGGAAGAAAACCGAATGGATTTTGCCTTTCCACATCAGACCCATCACCAATGCTGCAACGGCAATAAAGGCTACAAGGACAGCATAACGCTGTTTAATAGCAAAGGAGACCGTTGGTTTATAGACGGTGTCTCGGAACCAGAACAAGCCGCCTCGGGCGACACCCTGGATCTTGGCCCAAATGCGAGCAGGTAGGTATTTACTCTTGCCTTCGTCCAGCGAGATATAAGCAAGGTGAGCTGGCAGGATGAACTTGCTCTCAAACAGGGAGAACAACAGGGCTAGAATAACAATGCCAGAGAAACTACCCAGAATCTTGCCCAATGGGCTACTCATCAGCAGCATAGGGAAGAAAGCTGCTATTGTTGTGAGTACACCGAAGACGGTTGCAACTGCGACTTTGTTGACACCCGCTTCAGTTCCCTTCAACGGGTTTTTATAGTGCTTTCGTTGTTCAAATATGCTTTCACCGACAATAACCGCGTCATCCACCAGAATTCCAAGGGCAATGATCAGACCAAATGTGGTGATATCGTTCAGAGAGTAATCCACCCAACCAGTTGTTCCAATCGCAAACGCTCCAGCCAGTGAAATGGGAATACCCATTGCCACCCAAAATGCGAGCTTAAGGTTGAGAAACAACGATAACAGTAGCAGCACCAGAAGGAGACCTTGAACAGCATTGGAGCTAAGTAAACTCAGGCGTGCTTCGATATAATCACTGGAATTACCAAATATCTCAACCTTCACACCTCTAGGCAATGTTTGTTCAAACTCAGAGATAAGCTTTTTAACTTCTCCAGATACAGTGATGAGATTGTCTTTGCGGCCGATGAGAATTTCAAGGCCGATAGATTTCTGACTATTGAAACGCGCTTCTGTTTCCAGCTCGGCAAAGTCATCGGAAATAGTGGCAATATCGCCTAGAATCGTTGCTGTACCATCTTCCCATTGAACTATCGGAATGTTCTCGAACTCAGATTTATAAAAAGCCTGACTGTCAGCCCGAAGGGAGATGAAGCCGCCTTCTGTTTTCAAAGTGCCGCTTTGGAAATACAGAGAAGATTCCCTAATCTTCTTCATGACATCAGAAATAGTGAGATTCAAGCGTTCCAGTGTGTAAGGTTTCAGTCCAATGCGAACTTCTTCGTTTTGGAGACCCCATTCCTTCAGGCGCGAAACTTCAGGGTTTGACAGCAGTTGATTTCGAAGTTTTCGGGCAAGTGTTTGCAGTGTCTTCAGATCGGTATCGCCATAAACCTGAACGAACATCGCCGCCATATCAAAATCGTTTCGCTCGATAACTGGCCGTTCTGCCTTTTTGGGCAGGTTATAAATGCTATCTACCTTGAGGCGAATATCATCTAAGAGGGTTTGTAGATTGTAACCACTGTTTTTTTCGACAGAGATCAACGAGACACCAGGTTGTGTCGATGAGCTGATGTTCTTAACGCCTGCCAGCCCTTCCAGTGCTTTTTCGATCTTGCGTGTAATTTGTTGATCCACTTGCGCAGTGTAAGCATTGGGCAAAGTGGTTGTAATCGTAATCGTATCCGCTGGCAGTTTGGGAAATCCCTCAATGCGAACTGTCATCAAAGAGGTGACACCCACAATTAGGATGAAGGCCATTATGAGGTTGGCTGCTACCGGATTGCGAATAAACCAAGTTGTGAGTGATTTCATGGTTTACGCCCTGCGTGTCTTGGAGTTATGCGCATGCCCGGCAAGTAGGCAGCCATCGGCAAATTGACTACGCGCAACTCGCTAGCCAGCGTAATATCCGGCGGTGCACTAACAATAATACTGGCATTGTCGCGGAAAACAACGGAAGCGTTGAAGCGCTGTAACTCGTCTTGATCGTTCAGGTACCAGATGTACCCCTTCTGTGTAAGGCTTGTTGCTGGCAACTTCAGGCTGTTTTTGATCTCCATGCTTTGCAATTCGACAGAAACAAATTCACCTGGCAACACTTTGCGTTCTAGTGTGTTGATCACCTCCAGAAACAACTGATAGCGACGAGATTGAGGGTCGAGGAAACCCCCTCCGCGCCGAACCTTTGCGAGTCCCACCAGTTCTTGCTCTGCATTATAGATCTTCGCGGGAACTTCCTGCCACACCTTCTCTAATAGGTTCCATTGGTGCTCATCCAGCGAGACAGTAATGTCCAGCTGTTCCGCATCTAAAAGAGTGAAAAGCGTGTCACCTACAGAAACGTTTTGCCCAATGCTAACGTGGCGCTTGGTGATAAAACCACTGAAAGGAGCTTTGATGCTTGCTGCGTCCAGATCATATTGCGCGACAACCACTTTCTGCTTAGCTGCTTTCAGTGATTTTTCTGCAACGCGTAATTCTGGAATATGAACTGCCATTTCTGATGGCTTTTCCTTAGGATTTACAGCTCGCCAGTTTTTTACCGCAAGTAAGTTTTTGTTCTGCTTCTTCATCAGGTTAAACTCGGCCGTTGCTTGCTGGTATTTGGCATTTTCCAACTGAGATTCATAGGTGTGTTGCTCCAGTTGAGCCATGACCTCGCCCGCGGAAACTTTCCGTCCTTCTAGAGCCATAAGGGAAACGGCGAGCACCTTGCCGGAGACTTGAGCACTTAGTTCCACCGACCAACGAGGACGAACCTCAGCAAATACGGAAATGCGACCTGTGTTGGCACTCGTCCGAGCTGTAACATAGCTGACAACAGGCAATTGAACGTTAGTTCCTGCGGTATCCACATCACTTGTGTTTTCAAGTATAGTCACATAAAAAACGACGCCTGCCAGCAGCAGAAACGCTGCTAGCAGCCACACAATCCGTTTGGTCATATTTTACTCCTGAACAAGAGATCTTTTAAGAGGCAGATTCCAAATATTCGGCAAGCCTACTAGATTGCGAAATATCGTTGAATGAACGCCTTGGGATCACAGTAGATCTTGATTTATGAGACGAAGTTGTATCATAATATACACATACGAGACAAGTGTGTCTCGTAAAATGAGGTTAAAACATCAGTGCATGACAAGAGAGCGATTCATTCTCGCAAAACACTTGTAGAAGCTGGATTGGCAGAACTGCCTGCAAACCCAATGGCTTCGCTGACAGAAATTGCGGAAGTTGCTGGTGTAAGTCGCGCAACGCTTTATCGTCATTTTGACTCAAGAGAGACACTGATAGAGGAAATACTGCGAGTTTGTTTGGATCAGGTTTTTGAAAAACTTGCTCCGTTGCATTCAAAAAAACTCAGAGGAAAAGAGTTCCTTGTACAAACATTTGAACTATTGCTTCCGCTAGCCGACCGGCTGAAGTTTCTCACTATGTTTTGGCAGTATGGAGAGAAAATATTGAAGGAGGATCCGCGCTGTATAATGATGGGTCAGGAAAAAGAACGTGCCATTGAGGAAGCCAAGAACGATGGCGATATCCGCGTGGAATTACCGACAATTTGGGTGGCGAACTCTTATGGTGCTCTCATATACTCAGCTTGGGAGATGGTGTCAGCTGGACAGCTTAGTATTGAAGATGTCACAAAATACGTAGTCACGACCTTCTTTGATGGAGTAGGGGTGGGTTGAAGAGGCACTGTTGCGTAAACCAGAGCTAACCGCAAAAGTTGGTGATGGATTTCACGCGGCGTGATTTTGGTTTGCATCACTCTCGATGCCATTTTTGAAGATGACACCCTGTATTATTTTAGGCAATTGATTTTTGCCTCTCAATTTCTGCCAGCGTTTCTCCGCTGCCTTGATCAGCATGAAGACCATTGGCATTGCAGTATCCCGGGAGAGGCAGTTCTTGGTCTGCCTTGTTCTGTGGCGCACAGTCGCAAAGGTTGATTCAATTGGATTGGTGGTTCTGATATGCCCCCAATGCTCGGCAGGAAAGTCATAAAAAGCCAACAGTTCGATCCTATCCTTGGCAAGGCATTGCGTGGCTTTGGGGTATTTGGCCTCAAATTTCTCTATGAAAAGATCAAAAGCCGCGTCAGCATCTACGCGGTTCTCTGCCATCCAGATATCCTGTAGATCTTTCTTCGCTTTGGCCTGCAAGGATTTCGGCATTTTGCTTAAGACATTCATTGTCTTGTGGACCCAGCAGCGTTGAGCTTTTGTTGTGCTAAAGACAGAAGTGGCTCGGGAAAATTGAACATGCGGTATAAGTGGATTTTCGGTCTGTAATTTGCCCTTATGGCTTTACAGGAGAACCGAATATGGCGCGCCGTCCCAGACGCAATCACACATCTGCATTCAAATCCAAGGTAGCCTTAGCGGCTATTTGAGGCGAGCAAACCTTGAGTGAACTTGGTCAACACTATGATGTCCACCCGAACCAGATCAAGCAATGGCGGGATCACCTGCTAGAAGGTGCCTGCGATGTCTTCGAGAAGGAAACCAAAGCCCCTGAAGCAGCGGCAGTTGATGTCAAAACTCTCCACGCTAAAATCGGGGGGTTGACGCTTGAGAATGATTTTTTAAGCGGGGCGCTCAGCAAGGCCGGCCTGTTGAGCGCAAAGAAATGATTGATCCCAAGCATAAACTCTCCATGTCCTAGCAGGCGAAAGCTCTGGGCATCAGTCGAGGTTGTTTGTATTACATTGCGAGGCCGACATCTGACAGTGATTTGAAACTGATGTTGCGAATTGACAAATAGCATCTGGATTATCCCTTTGCGGGCAGCCGGATGCTTCAGGGACTTTTGCTTGGCGAGGGATACGAGGTTGGTCGACTTCACGTCTCAACGCTGATGAAGCGGATGGATATCAAGGCAATTTACCGCCGTCCCAATACATCAAAGCCAGCGCCGGGGCATAAAATCTATCCCTATTTGCTGAGAAAACTGGCTGTCACACGTCCCAATCAGGTCTGGGCGATGGACATAACGTACATTCCCATGGCCAAAGGCTTCGTCTACCTGGCTGCCGTTGTAGACTGGTTCTCTCGACGAGTGTTGCCCTGGCGATTTTCCATCACCCTTGATACAGCTTTCTGTATTGAAGCGGTTGAAGAAGCTATGGCCAAGTACGGCAAGCCGGAAATCTTCAATACCGATCAGGGAAGCCAATTCACGTCGCTGGCATTCATAAAAATACTTAAAGATGCTGATGTTGCCATCTCAATGGATGGAAAAGGGGCTTGGCGGGATAATGTCTTTGTTGAGCGACTTTGGCGATCCATCAAATACGAAGAGGCCTATCTGCATGCTTATGGCAATGTCCCAGAGGCAAGAAACGGTATCAGGAGATATCTGGATTTCTACAATTCCAAGCGCCCTCATTCATCGCTTGACCGCAAGACACCGGATCAGGTCTACTTCAACCACCATCCTCAATTGAATATCGCAGCATGAAAGCAGGCCGGGTCCACTTATTAAACAGCACAGAACTGTTCAAACAAACCGAGCCACCTCTCTATGCAGAGATTCAATTCGCCAGGACAGCTGCAAAGGTTTGTGACTGTCTTCTCCGACCTTCTTTATCTCTTCGTTCGACCTCGCGATAAACGTTCTTCAATCGACACTCACCTTCATCGAATTAACGCCTTTTCTCAATGGAAAGGGCTCCGAGGATGGACGCATGAAGTGTGCTCAGTCTGGGTTTTGCGGTCAAATCAAACTTAACGTGACAACACCAGAAAACCTATTGTGTTAGGCCGTCACTTTCTTGCTGCGACCGCGGCGCTCTTCTATGTGGTCGCCAACGCGCATACCCCAATAGACCAACTGTACACCTGCCCGTCCGATCATCCCTCCGGCCCAATCGTGCCTATAGCTTGAGAACAGCTTGTAACGGTCATCGCTTTGCGCTATTGCCCCGGCGATCAGGCGCCCACCCATTGCCGTCGTGTTCAGCCCATGGCCACCAAAAGCGGTGGCCATCCAAAGCCCACTCTCAATCTGTCCAATCAGCGGCATCTTGTGTACCGCATACCCCATCAGCCCAGACCAAACGTGACTTAACCGTACCCGCCCCAGTTGTGGGTAGACAGACAGCATGTCACCAGTCATGGTGTCGGACAACCGCTGCGGTACGTCTTGTCGTGTGGTGATGCGGCCGCCCCATAAAAGCCGCCCATCTGGAAGGCGGCGGTAATAATCTGCCGCCCGTCGCATATCGATAACCCCAGAACCCGTTTGAATAGCATCTGCAAACAGCTTCTTGTCTGGGTGGGTCGCCATGACATAGGTAGCGATAGGTTGCATGGCCCGCGAAACTTTCGGATACAACCTAAAATCATAAGCACTGGTGCACAAAACCACATGTTCAGCTCTGACAGAACCTTGCGCCCCTAATACGCTCCAGCCGGGTTTCACCCTCTCCAGAGATCTGGCCGCGCTCTGCTCAAAGATCTGCCCCCCAAGACGTTCGATTTCCGAGGCCAGACCATGACAGTATTTCAACGGGTCGATGTGGAATGCCTCTGGGTTGAACAGTGCATGATGATAGGCTTGGCTTTGTAGGATTTCGCGGATTTGCGTGGTTTCCAAGAAATCCAGTTTCTGTGCGAATGTTTTCTGTGCCGCCGCTTGCTTGTCGTGTGCCCGTTGCTGGTTCCTGTAGCGATAGACATTGTAACACCCCTCTCCCTGAAAAACATTGGCCATCTTTAGATCCACAATGGCCTGTCGAACATATCGGGCCCCATCCATGGATAATTGATAAGCTTCGTGCCCATCCTTATCGCCAAGTCGTTGCATCAGCTTTTCCGCTGAATCGGAAAAGCCTCCAGAGACAAATCCGCCACTTCGCCCTGATGCGCCCCACCCGATGCGCTTGGCATCAAGCAGCACGACCGACTTGCCTCCACGCAACAACTCCAGCGCAGTCGTCAGGCCCGCAAGACCTGCGCCAATCACACAGACATCAGCGGCCACGTTTCCCTGCAATCGTGCACGACAGTCCACGTCCCCCAGAGCGGTGGCATAATAACTGTCGGGGTAACAGCCTGTTTCATATTGATATTCTTCCAGTTTATTTATTCAGCCGCGGCTCTGCTGAACCCGCACGGGTCCGAGGCTGTATTTTCGAGCTAACCGCAAAAGTTGGTGATGGGTTTCACGCCGCGTGATTTTGGTTTGCATCACTCTCGTTGCCATTTGTGAAGATGACACCCTGTAATATCTTAGGCAATTGATTTTTGCGGCATTGTTGCGTAACTCAACTTTTTCTTACAGCTCACCCTTACTCGCCTAATTCAGGTCGCGTTGACGAGTTCGAACGTGGGACGTC contains these protein-coding regions:
- a CDS encoding GNAT family N-acetyltransferase — translated: MVELVRLNAGNKKSFDRAGFDCGEPALNIFLQETAAQAEAKNLSRTYILPAKSAPDKIVGFYTLTMKEFDTSAIPPSLLKRLPPKAPALLLARIAIDQEYQGKKLSFILISDAFQRALNVINEVGGLGLFVEAKNERVAEYYQHLGAMPLSDAPLNSLFTPKRMEDALLARSTSEVS
- a CDS encoding Tn3 family transposase, translated to MPSSLHSSAILVSRLAVGSPRELIFALQEDQQVAEACNRLIKNAIICWNYLYLETKLHAADPETRAEMMKIIKAHSPQSLAHINMLGEYDFSDKKLADNFGILPLKTRP
- a CDS encoding type II toxin-antitoxin system HipA family toxin, which produces MADETTDAAVNLWGRQVAAVSWRNEDGFATFQYDPEFADSGIELSPLVMPLTPDPYTFPALPKSTFKGLPGLLADALPDKFGDRLINTWLATQERTPESFNPVERLCYVGSRAMGALEFKPTIASNVGKAGKVDVASLTKLANMVLSEKEALDGTLTGENDLKVINDILRVGTSAGGARAKAILAWNRETGEFRHGQIDAGAGFEHWLLKFDGIENNIDKEEPDSQGFGLIEYAYSKMATEAGIEMAECRIHREGGRSHFMTRRFDRTIENDGENDKLHMQSLCALQHYDFNDPNGYSYEQAVLTIRSLGLGAPALGQQFLRTVFNIIARNQDDHVKNIAFLMNRSGDWVLSPAYDMTYSYNPSGAWTNRHQMSVNGKRDNFTQQDLLAFAEVAGVKQTKARALIARVEAAVSKWSSIAGQVGIPDQVARSIGLAHRTGLLDG
- a CDS encoding helix-turn-helix transcriptional regulator, which produces MGQRIERLRLSRNITQANLAEQAGIGIRTLRRLEAGEGGTLDTFFRVLSALKLDGNVELLIPDPTIRPIERVQLKGNERKRASSHRKQGASKEPWRWGSKQEGER
- a CDS encoding efflux RND transporter permease subunit, with the protein product MKSLTTWFIRNPVAANLIMAFILIVGVTSLMTVRIEGFPKLPADTITITTTLPNAYTAQVDQQITRKIEKALEGLAGVKNISSSTQPGVSLISVEKNSGYNLQTLLDDIRLKVDSIYNLPKKAERPVIERNDFDMAAMFVQVYGDTDLKTLQTLARKLRNQLLSNPEVSRLKEWGLQNEEVRIGLKPYTLERLNLTISDVMKKIRESSLYFQSGTLKTEGGFISLRADSQAFYKSEFENIPIVQWEDGTATILGDIATISDDFAELETEARFNSQKSIGLEILIGRKDNLITVSGEVKKLISEFEQTLPRGVKVEIFGNSSDYIEARLSLLSSNAVQGLLLVLLLLSLFLNLKLAFWVAMGIPISLAGAFAIGTTGWVDYSLNDITTFGLIIALGILVDDAVIVGESIFEQRKHYKNPLKGTEAGVNKVAVATVFGVLTTIAAFFPMLLMSSPLGKILGSFSGIVILALLFSLFESKFILPAHLAYISLDEGKSKYLPARIWAKIQGVARGGLFWFRDTVYKPTVSFAIKQRYAVLVAFIAVAALVMGLMWKGKIHSVFFPDIPGQYIVVNLKMDPRAPLELTRSNIAVIEETTHTIDQTYAEKQPEIGGVFQGLFRVLNDKSSAVIYAELRPVAERGDVQTADIMRAWRKLVGPLEGVSKLTFSGFGEVGGGFKLRLFAEDPEQLRLASEELQVALAIHRGVSNVRDTFTAGQPEMRLTLKPEARHLGFTPERLATQVGYQFGGGEAQRLQRGSSEVRVIVQNVLDARNTIEDLLQTRLQSSNGDWITLQSVANVEARYVSGFLYRLNGDQVATIEADINKQVIAPAKLGQDIFENVVPQLQLEYPGVKFRQGGELEEMGEVKSGVIRAMIITCFLIYTLLAIPLKSYFKPLIIMSVVPFGFVGAVIGHAIMGIPFSMMSIFGLLALIGVVVNDSLVMVTHYRHLREDGVDHLAATDRSGMDRFQAIFLTTATTVVGLIPLMNETSEQAMYLIPAAVSLAYGEVFGTLITLILIPVLIAIAEDIRVFFFGEHDKTLGYALIEHKEELGVEPPKQN
- a CDS encoding efflux RND transporter periplasmic adaptor subunit, whose product is MTKRIVWLLAAFLLLAGVVFYVTILENTSDVDTAGTNVQLPVVSYVTARTSANTGRISVFAEVRPRWSVELSAQVSGKVLAVSLMALEGRKVSAGEVMAQLEQHTYESQLENAKYQQATAEFNLMKKQNKNLLAVKNWRAVNPKEKPSEMAVHIPELRVAEKSLKAAKQKVVVAQYDLDAASIKAPFSGFITKRHVSIGQNVSVGDTLFTLLDAEQLDITVSLDEHQWNLLEKVWQEVPAKIYNAEQELVGLAKVRRGGGFLDPQSRRYQLFLEVINTLERKVLPGEFVSVELQSMEIKNSLKLPATSLTQKGYIWYLNDQDELQRFNASVVFRDNASIIVSAPPDITLASELRVVNLPMAAYLPGMRITPRHAGRKP
- a CDS encoding TetR/AcrR family transcriptional regulator, translated to MHDKRAIHSRKTLVEAGLAELPANPMASLTEIAEVAGVSRATLYRHFDSRETLIEEILRVCLDQVFEKLAPLHSKKLRGKEFLVQTFELLLPLADRLKFLTMFWQYGEKILKEDPRCIMMGQEKERAIEEAKNDGDIRVELPTIWVANSYGALIYSAWEMVSAGQLSIEDVTKYVVTTFFDGVGVG